AGCCCCGCTGGCGGTCGTTCTCATTGAGGTCGAGATCGAAGCCGCCGCGCGGGCTGTTGGAGGCCGGCGCCTTGGGGGCCGGCGCGGGGCGCGCGGTGCTGGCGAACTGGTCCACGCGGTTCTGCAGGGTGCGCACGTCAGGGCGCGGCGTGCTCGGGGCGACGGAGCCGCTGTGCGCGAGCGGCGGCAGCACCGGCTTCTGGTCGGCCGCCTCGCTCAGGCGGAAATAGGCGACCCGGTCGTTCAGGCGGCGCGCCTCGGCGGCGAGCTGCTCGGAGGTCGCCGACATCTCGTTGGCGGCGGAGGCGTTCTGCTGCGTCACCTGGTCGAGCTGCTGGATCGCGGCGCTGGTCTGCTGCGCCACCTGGTCGATCTGCGCGGCCGACTGCGTGACCTGCTGCGTCACCTGATCGAGCTGCTGGATCGCCTGGTTGATCTGATCGGCGCCTACATTCTGCTCGCGGCAGGCGGCGGAAATTTCGGCCACGAGATCGGCGGTGCGCTGAATGTCGGGAACGAGCTGCTCCAGCATCCGGCCGGCCTCTTCCGAAATGGAGAGGGTCGAGGTCGATAGGGACCCGATCTCGGACGCCGCCTGCTGCGAGCGCTCGGCGAGCTTGCGCACTTCGGAGGCGACGACCGCGAAGCCTTTGCCATGAGCGCCGGCACGGGCCGCTTCGATCGCGGCGTTGAGGGCGAGAAGGTCGGTCTGGCGAGCGATTTCCTGGACGATACAGATCTTGTCGGCGATCGTGCGCATGGCCTCGACGGAGTTGATCACCGCCTCGCCGCTGCGCTGCGCGTTCTGCGAAGCCTGAGCCGCGATCTTGGCCGTGGCGCCGGCGTTCTCGGCGTTCTGGCGGATGTTGGCGGCCATTTCTTCCATGGCCGAGGAAGCCTGTTCGGTGGCGGCGGCCTGCTCGCTGGCGCCGGAGGAAAGGCGCTGCGTGGTCGCGGCCTGCTCGTTGGCGCCCTGGCCGATCTGCTCGGTCGAGGCGGCCTGCTCGGTCGCGCCCTGGCTCAACTGCTCGGCCGTCACGGCGGACTGGCGGGCGCCGGCGGCGACCTGCGTCGCCGAGTTCGTCACGTCCGACACGATCTCGCGCAAGCGGGCCGACATGGTGTTCATCGCGCCGAGGAGATCGCCGATCTCGTCCCGGCTGGTGACGGGGGCGGTCTGGGTCAGATCGCCCGCGCCGATCGCTTCGGCGAACTTCACCGACTTCGTCAGGCCGCGAGAGATCGCGAGCGACATCCAGATGGCGGCCGCCGCGCCGATCAACACCGCGCCGACGATAAGCGCGATCAGGGTCAGGCGGGTCGCCTCGTAGCGGGCCTCGGCCGACTTCACGTCGCTTTCGGCCGCGAGGGACAGTTCCTCGTTGAGCTGGCCGAGGCGATCGCCCAGCTTGTTGGCGGGCGGAACGACCTGATTTTCAAGCATCGCCTGGGCTGTGGCGAACGTGTTCTCCACGCCGATCGCGGCCTGCCGCGCGATCTCCTCTCGCGCCTTGTCCCAGCCCGCCTTGGCACGAGCCAAGACATCGGCGGGAGCGCCGGTCAACTGGGCCGACAGGCCGTCGAGACGGCGATCGACCTCGCTCGAAGCGGCTTTGGAGCCGTCGGCGGACTGGCGGATCTGCTGGTCGTCGGCCAGAACCACGGCCTCGACCGCGAGGCGGCGGGACGCTTCCATTGCCGTCATCGCATCGTCCACGCCCAGGGCGTTTTCCAGCGAGCCGGCCCGGCGCAGATCGCCGCGCAAGACATTCAGCTCGGCCAGGATCGGGCTCAGGGCGGCATTCGCCGCCAGGATCGCCTTGTTGCCGACTTCCATGTCGGCCACTTCCAAGCTGTTCAAGGCGAGGTCCACCACGCGGCGGTAATCCTCGACGAGCGACGGGAGGTCGGACCAGGCGCTACGCTGCTCCTCGTTCATGGCGCCGGTCAGACTGGTCAGAGAGGTGTCGATCGCCCGCCAGTTTTCCGCGATGTTGGCCTTGCTGGCGGCAATCACGGTTTCGTCCGTCGTCATCAGGATGCGCAGGAGCAGACGGCGCATGTCGGTGACGTTGCCTCGGATCGCCAGTCCGCTCTGGACCTGGGCGAAAGGGCCGCCGACGAAGCCGGACATGGCGGCGTTGGTGGTGGCGAGGCTGCCGATCGAGAGGTAGCCGCAGAGGCCGAACAGCAGAAGGACGACCCCGAAGGACGCCATTAACTTTGCCCTGATGGTCATTCGCATGATGATCGTCCTTCAGCCGACATCGAACACTAACCGGCCTGGGACCGTGGTCCTGCCGAGCACAACAAATCGGATCCGAGCGCCTCGACGCATTGCTTGCGCTCGGCGGCCCGTATCGGTCCGCGATGAAGCGGACGACTTTCTCCCAGCGTTCCCTGGCATTCGATGTCGAGCTCGGCCTCTGCGATTCGATCCGCTCGACATTCCTGTTTGTTCGGACGATGCTTGAAAATTATTGAGAGGCTTCTAACGGCAGATGGGTTTCATCCATGGCCTGACACTGCTTCGACTTATATAGCCGGCTCCTGATAGTCCGGGATGCTGATCTTCTTGGAGATCGCGTCTAATGTCCGCAACATGCCGCCCGCGGCCCCTTCCCTCGCCCGCCGCGACACCATATCGGAGCTATGGCCCTTCGCCCGCTGATCGACCCCACCCGCATCTATCTCGAACCCGCCGCGCGCGCCCATCCGCGCGGGCAGGCGAT
This region of Aureimonas sp. AU20 genomic DNA includes:
- a CDS encoding HAMP domain-containing methyl-accepting chemotaxis protein, with protein sequence MRMTIRAKLMASFGVVLLLFGLCGYLSIGSLATTNAAMSGFVGGPFAQVQSGLAIRGNVTDMRRLLLRILMTTDETVIAASKANIAENWRAIDTSLTSLTGAMNEEQRSAWSDLPSLVEDYRRVVDLALNSLEVADMEVGNKAILAANAALSPILAELNVLRGDLRRAGSLENALGVDDAMTAMEASRRLAVEAVVLADDQQIRQSADGSKAASSEVDRRLDGLSAQLTGAPADVLARAKAGWDKAREEIARQAAIGVENTFATAQAMLENQVVPPANKLGDRLGQLNEELSLAAESDVKSAEARYEATRLTLIALIVGAVLIGAAAAIWMSLAISRGLTKSVKFAEAIGAGDLTQTAPVTSRDEIGDLLGAMNTMSARLREIVSDVTNSATQVAAGARQSAVTAEQLSQGATEQAASTEQIGQGANEQAATTQRLSSGASEQAAATEQASSAMEEMAANIRQNAENAGATAKIAAQASQNAQRSGEAVINSVEAMRTIADKICIVQEIARQTDLLALNAAIEAARAGAHGKGFAVVASEVRKLAERSQQAASEIGSLSTSTLSISEEAGRMLEQLVPDIQRTADLVAEISAACREQNVGADQINQAIQQLDQVTQQVTQSAAQIDQVAQQTSAAIQQLDQVTQQNASAANEMSATSEQLAAEARRLNDRVAYFRLSEAADQKPVLPPLAHSGSVAPSTPRPDVRTLQNRVDQFASTARPAPAPKAPASNSPRGGFDLDLNENDRQRGFERMSG